Proteins encoded by one window of Taeniopygia guttata chromosome 1A, bTaeGut7.mat, whole genome shotgun sequence:
- the NDUFB2 gene encoding NADH dehydrogenase [ubiquinone] 1 beta subcomplex subunit 2, mitochondrial, with the protein MAGAVAGRASGGVHIPPRYRQFPELTRAQVIRGEVLSGFMWFWILWHFWHSSDMVLGHFPYPDASAWTDEELGIPPDDEE; encoded by the exons ATGGCCGGGGCTGTTGCTGGGCG CGCGAGCGGCGGGGTGCACATCCCGCCGCGGTACCGGCAGTTCCCGGAGCTGACGCGGGCGCAGGTGATCCGAGGCGAGGTGCTCAGCGGCTTCATGTGGTTCTGGATCCTCTGGCACTTCTGGCACAGCTCGGACATGGTGCTG GGACACTTCCCGTATCCCGACGCTTCGGCTTGGACGGACGAGGAGCTCGGCATCCCTCCGGACGATGAGGAATAG
- the NDUFB2 gene encoding NADH dehydrogenase [ubiquinone] 1 beta subcomplex subunit 2, mitochondrial isoform X1 yields the protein MVVAALGRAAGRLLRAGAAVPGRRRASGGVHIPPRYRQFPELTRAQVIRGEVLSGFMWFWILWHFWHSSDMVLGHFPYPDASAWTDEELGIPPDDEE from the exons ATGGTGGTGGCGGCGCTGGGCCGAGCGGCGGGGCGGCTGctgcgggccggggccgccgtgcccgggcggcggcg CGCGAGCGGCGGGGTGCACATCCCGCCGCGGTACCGGCAGTTCCCGGAGCTGACGCGGGCGCAGGTGATCCGAGGCGAGGTGCTCAGCGGCTTCATGTGGTTCTGGATCCTCTGGCACTTCTGGCACAGCTCGGACATGGTGCTG GGACACTTCCCGTATCCCGACGCTTCGGCTTGGACGGACGAGGAGCTCGGCATCCCTCCGGACGATGAGGAATAG